In uncultured Desulfobacter sp., one DNA window encodes the following:
- a CDS encoding TRAP transporter small permease yields MPSNNFLISLSRRLNDYIQTLVSIMGIIMTMVVASQVFSRYVLNHSLFWSEELARIILVWLTFFGATVAYYYGLHPGVDSVFKRLPENLRRILELISYLAGIVLFTVMVVWGSKFAWFVKLQITPALNLPKWIVMIVVPVCGIIFLIHALAGVCKACNRPRTRP; encoded by the coding sequence ATGCCGTCAAATAACTTTTTGATCTCTTTAAGCCGCCGCCTGAACGATTATATTCAAACCCTGGTCAGCATTATGGGTATTATCATGACCATGGTTGTCGCCTCCCAGGTGTTTTCCAGGTACGTGTTGAATCACTCGTTATTCTGGTCGGAGGAACTGGCCCGGATCATCCTGGTCTGGCTGACATTCTTCGGGGCGACCGTGGCCTATTATTATGGTCTTCATCCTGGGGTTGACTCTGTTTTCAAACGCCTGCCGGAGAATCTTAGACGGATACTGGAACTGATTTCTTACCTGGCCGGGATCGTGCTTTTCACCGTGATGGTGGTCTGGGGTTCAAAATTTGCCTGGTTTGTGAAACTCCAGATCACACCGGCCCTGAATCTTCCCAAATGGATTGTTATGATCGTGGTCCCGGTGTGTGGTATTATATTTTTAATCCATGCCCTGGCAGGCGTTTGCAAAGCATGTAACAGGCCCAGGACTCGCCCATGA
- a CDS encoding branched-chain amino acid ABC transporter permease has translation MEYFIQQLINGLTLGGMYALIALGYTMVYGVIQLINFAHGEFFTAGGYIGAIVLAYLSGSGYMDTHPILCLTIAFAVAMAYTAYLAIGVEKIAYKPLRKASRLSVLLSALGMSIFLSNGMMLTRGVYDAVYPSELFQGGMNFGTVTVSYLQITIVSLTAILLIGLNLLVFKTKIGMAMRATAQDKTMSALVAIGSNKIISLTFAIGAGLAAAAGIMYGLYYGSVKYDMGFVPGIKAFSAAVLGGIGNITGAMIGGLIIGLVEIFGAGYLSGEYKDVYAFIILIGVLYFKPTGIMGENIDDTRV, from the coding sequence ATGGAATATTTTATTCAGCAGCTGATTAACGGTTTGACCCTGGGCGGGATGTACGCATTGATTGCACTGGGTTATACCATGGTTTACGGCGTCATCCAGCTTATCAACTTTGCCCATGGTGAGTTTTTCACCGCAGGCGGCTACATCGGGGCCATTGTCCTGGCCTATCTGTCCGGTTCCGGATATATGGATACCCACCCAATCCTGTGTTTGACCATTGCCTTTGCCGTGGCCATGGCTTACACGGCTTACCTGGCCATTGGCGTAGAAAAAATAGCCTATAAACCGTTGAGAAAGGCCTCCCGTCTCTCTGTTCTGCTTTCAGCCCTGGGCATGTCCATTTTTCTGTCCAACGGCATGATGCTCACCCGCGGAGTGTATGATGCGGTATATCCGTCCGAGTTATTCCAGGGCGGAATGAATTTCGGAACGGTCACTGTTTCCTACCTTCAAATCACTATCGTATCCTTAACAGCGATTCTGCTCATCGGACTTAATCTGCTTGTATTCAAGACCAAAATCGGCATGGCCATGCGGGCAACCGCCCAGGATAAGACCATGTCCGCCCTGGTGGCCATCGGGTCAAACAAAATTATCTCTTTGACCTTTGCCATCGGTGCCGGGCTGGCCGCCGCCGCCGGTATCATGTACGGACTGTATTATGGATCCGTGAAGTATGACATGGGTTTTGTGCCCGGCATCAAGGCCTTTTCCGCAGCAGTTCTCGGCGGGATCGGCAACATCACAGGTGCCATGATCGGCGGACTTATTATCGGCCTGGTGGAAATCTTCGGGGCCGGATATCTCTCCGGTGAGTACAAAGACGTGTATGCCTTCATCATTTTGATCGGGGTGCTCTATTTTAAACCAACTGGAATTATGGGCGAGAATATTGATGATACAAGAGTTTAA
- the livM gene encoding high-affinity branched-chain amino acid ABC transporter permease LivM produces MIQEFKKVWKPYVMGMLWLLGLLWPMLGIHPDGTLSFQQTFTVWGYIAAGSLVCTIAYLLHAGGIASFITTPVTRAAQGIKKSTTAMPTWVWLAALLIFALAYPQFAGRYGTDVAISVLFYICLGLGLNIVVGLAGMLDLGYIAFYGVGAYTYALLNTTYGLAFWACLPFAGVFAAIAGCIVGYPTLRMRGDYLAIVTLGFGEIIRLILNNWMELTNGPNGILGLDRIVWFRFLFEDGVSFENIWVKKLQFFYYFALGLAVLVIIIVQRLNFSRVGRAWESIREDETAAELMGVNTFVYKLLAYGMGAFLAGLAGAFFAARMKFVSPESFTFLESAMVLCMVVLGGMGSIPGVILGVIALIALPEAFRQFEAYRMLIFGLTMILMMLFRPAGLIPAKRMGQRSEEKEG; encoded by the coding sequence ATGATACAAGAGTTTAAAAAAGTATGGAAACCATACGTCATGGGCATGCTATGGCTGCTGGGATTGCTGTGGCCCATGCTGGGAATTCATCCGGACGGCACCCTATCCTTTCAACAGACATTTACGGTGTGGGGATATATTGCCGCAGGTTCACTGGTCTGTACCATTGCCTATCTGCTCCATGCAGGCGGCATTGCCTCGTTCATCACGACCCCTGTAACCCGCGCTGCCCAAGGCATTAAAAAAAGTACCACTGCGATGCCGACCTGGGTCTGGCTGGCGGCATTACTGATTTTCGCCCTGGCCTATCCCCAGTTTGCCGGACGTTACGGAACGGACGTGGCCATCAGCGTGTTGTTCTATATCTGCCTGGGGCTAGGTTTGAACATCGTGGTGGGTCTGGCCGGCATGCTTGACCTTGGATATATCGCATTTTACGGTGTGGGTGCGTACACCTATGCACTGTTGAACACAACGTACGGGCTGGCCTTCTGGGCCTGCCTGCCCTTTGCGGGGGTGTTTGCAGCCATTGCCGGCTGCATCGTGGGATATCCGACCTTGAGAATGCGCGGTGACTACCTGGCCATTGTTACCTTGGGTTTTGGTGAAATCATCCGGCTGATTCTCAACAACTGGATGGAGCTGACCAACGGCCCCAACGGCATTCTCGGTCTTGACCGCATCGTGTGGTTCCGTTTTCTTTTTGAAGACGGGGTCAGCTTTGAAAACATCTGGGTAAAAAAACTACAGTTCTTTTACTATTTTGCCCTGGGGCTTGCCGTTCTGGTGATCATTATCGTGCAACGGCTCAATTTTTCCCGGGTGGGCCGGGCCTGGGAATCCATCCGGGAGGATGAAACCGCAGCCGAGCTTATGGGCGTAAACACCTTTGTGTATAAGCTTCTGGCATACGGCATGGGCGCGTTTCTGGCAGGGCTTGCCGGTGCGTTTTTTGCCGCCCGTATGAAATTTGTATCCCCGGAAAGCTTTACCTTTCTTGAATCTGCCATGGTACTGTGTATGGTGGTTCTAGGCGGCATGGGGTCTATTCCGGGCGTTATTCTGGGTGTTATTGCCCTGATCGCGTTGCCCGAAGCCTTCCGCCAGTTTGAAGCCTACCGTATGCTGATTTTCGGTTTGACCATGATCCTGATGATGCTGTTCCGACCGGCCGGACTAATCCCTGCCAAACGCATGGGCCAGCGCTCTGAAGAAAAGGAGGGATAA
- a CDS encoding bifunctional metallophosphatase/5'-nucleotidase yields the protein MTGFQAKTIYVDVDDVVSRTTETYPDVVAQEFGKTVSFEDLTGFDLKHCFQLTDNEFQYFFDLVHQSDFLLGFEPVEGAVKTLKAWANMGHTIDIVTGRPTSAQDATLAWLERNGVPFRGFIMVDKYNRPGNDMSLAISKEELSMMDYDLAVEDSPEMALFLAQDMGVPTALIHRPWNRQCITHDNLVRCTSWDEIHPMIKDPAFEESNEGRNEKVNLCNTPICWDV from the coding sequence GTGACCGGTTTTCAAGCCAAAACGATATATGTAGATGTGGATGATGTTGTATCCAGAACCACAGAAACTTATCCGGATGTTGTGGCCCAGGAATTTGGTAAGACCGTCTCTTTTGAAGACCTCACTGGTTTTGATTTAAAACATTGTTTCCAGTTAACGGATAATGAGTTTCAATATTTTTTCGACCTGGTTCATCAGTCCGATTTTCTTTTGGGATTTGAACCGGTGGAAGGTGCGGTTAAAACCCTGAAAGCCTGGGCTAATATGGGGCATACCATTGACATTGTGACCGGGCGGCCAACCTCAGCCCAGGACGCGACCCTGGCCTGGCTTGAAAGAAATGGGGTACCTTTCAGGGGATTCATCATGGTGGATAAGTACAACCGCCCCGGAAATGACATGTCTCTGGCCATTTCAAAAGAGGAGTTATCCATGATGGATTACGATCTTGCCGTGGAAGACTCCCCGGAGATGGCTCTGTTCCTGGCCCAGGACATGGGCGTACCCACAGCATTGATCCATCGTCCCTGGAACCGACAGTGCATCACACATGACAACTTGGTCCGGTGTACGTCCTGGGACGAAATTCATCCCATGATCAAAGACCCGGCATTTGAAGAAAGTAATGAAGGCCGGAACGAAAAAGTAAATCTCTGCAACACACCTATTTGTTGGGACGTCTAA
- a CDS encoding ATP-binding cassette domain-containing protein — MKISNVKTLDLNIPLFEASPGQFWCILGQNRSGIDTFFSLLSPGHATIPEAEICLPKDMGILSFARQQEVFEQELKNDDSDYMDRLDPGTLARAFIHDPDKYTDMISAFGMDHVLDQGYRQLSTGQTRKLLLLSRISSGSQWLLIQSPFDGLDKAGCGQLDLALDHCRGCGMGIFAFVYDPGDIPASATHIAVIENGQISFNGPRQDVLPRLVEWKGQANFSADVADLKSVDVAVSQDGKSKETTHSQELVRLEDGHAGYSGQPVFSHLNLRIHTGDHTLVSGPNGCGKSTLLQVITGDHPACYRNRLWIFGTRRGTGESIWELKKGMGIVSTDFHRNYRVAGSVLDCVMSGIYDTIGLYQRPVPGDTKKALAWLERISLANKAKDPFRSLSYADQRLALIARALIKLPDLLVLDEPTHGLDRANRNAVLDFLGQVAAEKLSTILYVSHREDEFREFFVSHIRMGS; from the coding sequence ATGAAAATTTCCAATGTAAAAACACTTGATTTAAATATTCCTTTGTTTGAAGCTTCACCCGGCCAGTTCTGGTGCATCCTTGGCCAAAACCGGTCCGGTATTGACACTTTTTTCAGCCTGTTATCCCCTGGCCACGCAACAATTCCGGAGGCGGAGATCTGCCTGCCCAAAGATATGGGAATTCTCTCCTTTGCAAGGCAGCAGGAGGTATTTGAACAGGAGCTTAAAAATGATGATTCCGATTACATGGACCGTCTGGATCCTGGTACCTTGGCCCGGGCCTTTATCCATGATCCGGATAAATACACGGATATGATTAGCGCCTTTGGCATGGATCATGTTCTCGATCAGGGCTATCGGCAGCTCTCCACAGGTCAGACAAGAAAATTGCTGCTGCTGTCCAGGATTTCTTCGGGCAGTCAATGGCTGTTGATCCAATCCCCCTTTGACGGCTTGGATAAGGCTGGGTGCGGGCAGCTTGATCTTGCTCTGGATCATTGCAGAGGTTGCGGAATGGGAATTTTTGCCTTTGTTTATGATCCCGGAGACATACCCGCCAGCGCCACTCACATTGCGGTGATTGAAAATGGGCAAATATCCTTTAATGGACCACGACAGGATGTTTTACCCAGATTGGTTGAATGGAAGGGGCAGGCAAATTTTTCAGCAGACGTGGCTGATTTAAAGTCTGTAGATGTTGCTGTTTCCCAAGATGGTAAATCCAAAGAGACGACGCATTCACAGGAATTGGTCAGGCTTGAAGACGGTCATGCGGGATATTCAGGTCAACCGGTTTTTTCCCATCTTAATCTGCGCATACACACGGGCGACCATACCTTGGTATCCGGTCCCAACGGTTGCGGCAAATCAACTTTGCTGCAGGTCATCACAGGTGACCATCCCGCCTGCTACCGGAATAGATTGTGGATATTCGGCACCCGCCGGGGTACCGGAGAGTCTATCTGGGAGTTGAAAAAAGGGATGGGTATTGTCAGCACGGATTTTCACCGTAACTATCGGGTAGCCGGCAGTGTCCTGGATTGCGTGATGTCCGGTATTTATGACACCATTGGACTGTACCAGCGCCCAGTACCTGGAGATACCAAAAAAGCCTTGGCCTGGCTGGAGCGAATCAGCCTGGCAAATAAAGCGAAAGACCCTTTCCGAAGCCTTTCCTATGCAGATCAGCGGCTGGCACTCATTGCACGGGCCTTGATAAAATTGCCTGATCTTTTGGTCCTGGATGAACCCACCCACGGGTTGGATCGGGCCAACCGCAATGCGGTTCTGGATTTTTTAGGTCAGGTGGCAGCGGAAAAGTTAAGTACCATTTTATATGTCAGCCACCGGGAGGATGAGTTCAGAGAATTTTTTGTCTCCCACATTCGTATGGGAAGTTAA
- a CDS encoding TRAP transporter substrate-binding protein: MKNTGIVTLAIVILLAWTSLGVAGPKTIKLALVTKPESAQYIAAEKFKSLIEEKADDAWQVKIYHSASVGNETEILQQIQMGTIQMGVITGGPFDTFDPIVRVINYPFIFKDHAQADDILDGPLGQQILKSLETSGFKGICFSENGFRNLTNSKRAINTPEDIKGLKIRVMSSALHKAVWQTLGANPTPMPWPIYTELEQGVIDGQENPLWVMEVYKFYEIQKYMTLTRHVYSPHIDVANLAWFNSLPVDDQNLISSSMIEAAKFQRADNRNKNAARLALLREKGMLINEHPDIDAFRRKVTGLKDMDLYADGRVQALLNKMLNAVK; the protein is encoded by the coding sequence ATGAAAAACACGGGAATAGTAACTCTGGCAATCGTGATCCTGCTGGCCTGGACATCTTTGGGTGTGGCAGGCCCTAAAACCATAAAACTTGCGCTGGTCACAAAACCCGAATCAGCCCAGTATATTGCTGCCGAAAAATTTAAAAGTCTGATCGAAGAGAAGGCCGACGATGCCTGGCAGGTAAAAATATATCACTCGGCATCCGTGGGCAATGAAACCGAAATACTTCAGCAGATCCAGATGGGCACCATTCAGATGGGTGTTATAACAGGTGGTCCCTTTGATACCTTTGATCCCATTGTCAGGGTGATCAACTATCCCTTTATATTTAAAGATCATGCCCAGGCAGATGATATTCTGGACGGCCCTCTGGGGCAACAAATTTTAAAAAGTCTTGAGACTTCCGGATTTAAAGGAATCTGCTTTTCCGAAAACGGTTTCAGGAATCTGACCAACAGCAAAAGAGCCATCAACACCCCCGAAGATATCAAGGGGCTGAAAATCAGGGTCATGTCTTCGGCCCTGCACAAGGCAGTCTGGCAAACCCTTGGTGCCAACCCGACCCCCATGCCCTGGCCCATATATACGGAGCTGGAACAAGGCGTCATTGACGGCCAGGAAAACCCATTATGGGTCATGGAAGTCTATAAATTCTATGAAATTCAAAAATATATGACCCTGACCCGCCATGTATACTCTCCCCATATTGATGTGGCCAACCTTGCCTGGTTTAACAGTCTTCCCGTCGATGACCAGAACTTGATCTCATCATCCATGATCGAAGCGGCCAAGTTCCAGCGTGCGGATAACCGCAACAAAAATGCGGCCCGCCTGGCCCTGCTCAGGGAAAAGGGCATGCTGATCAATGAACATCCGGATATCGATGCGTTCAGGCGCAAGGTTACGGGTTTAAAAGATATGGATCTGTACGCTGACGGCCGGGTGCAGGCGTTGTTGAACAAAATGCTCAATGCCGTCAAATAA
- a CDS encoding TRAP transporter large permease, which yields MITEILILSLFFLFVINTPIAVAIGTASLVAIAVQGDFSLMVVIQRMVAGTDSFHLMAVPLFMYAGTIMEKGGMSQRLIDFANALTGWLPGGLAAVSIVSAMFFAGISGSAAADAAAVGAILIPAMKRSGYPSDFSAAVQAAGGSLGVVIPPSIPMIIYGFLTGASISRLFAAGILPGLLIAVSLISVATFISWKNGFAPENKFSWQRLGVTAKDALLALGAPVIILGGILSGVFTATESAAVAVVYALLVSMAVYRQIRFKDLFQIFGQAGITSAIVMFIISTAYVFSWIAAIEQIPEALAGGLLSMTKNPVYLLLLINLVLLITGVFVETTASLILLVPMITAMVPNLGIDPVQLGVIVVANLAIGMLTPPMGICLIVSSSISGQSIGAVSRCVVPFLLVLIVDLILISFYPPLTMWLARILGP from the coding sequence ATGATAACTGAGATTTTGATTCTGTCGCTGTTTTTTTTGTTTGTGATCAACACCCCCATCGCTGTTGCTATTGGTACGGCCTCTCTGGTTGCCATTGCCGTCCAGGGAGATTTTTCCCTGATGGTGGTGATCCAGCGCATGGTGGCAGGTACCGATTCCTTTCACCTCATGGCTGTGCCGCTGTTCATGTATGCCGGAACCATCATGGAAAAGGGCGGGATGTCCCAGCGGCTCATTGATTTCGCCAATGCCCTCACCGGCTGGCTGCCCGGCGGACTGGCCGCGGTTTCCATTGTTTCAGCCATGTTTTTTGCTGGGATTTCAGGCTCGGCCGCGGCCGATGCGGCGGCCGTGGGTGCCATCCTGATTCCGGCCATGAAACGCTCGGGATATCCTTCGGACTTTTCTGCAGCGGTGCAGGCCGCCGGCGGATCACTTGGTGTGGTAATTCCACCTTCCATCCCCATGATTATTTACGGGTTTCTCACCGGTGCGTCCATTTCCAGACTGTTTGCCGCAGGCATCCTGCCCGGTTTGCTCATCGCAGTATCCCTGATATCCGTTGCCACATTTATCTCCTGGAAAAACGGATTTGCCCCGGAAAACAAATTCTCCTGGCAACGCCTGGGGGTTACGGCAAAAGACGCCTTGCTCGCCCTGGGTGCACCGGTGATCATTTTAGGCGGCATTCTTTCCGGTGTATTTACGGCAACAGAGTCGGCAGCCGTGGCCGTTGTCTATGCCCTGTTGGTCTCTATGGCCGTATACAGGCAAATCCGGTTCAAAGATCTTTTCCAGATATTCGGTCAGGCCGGCATCACCTCTGCCATTGTCATGTTTATTATTTCCACAGCTTATGTGTTTTCATGGATTGCCGCCATTGAACAAATCCCGGAGGCCCTGGCAGGCGGACTTTTAAGCATGACGAAAAATCCGGTATACTTGCTGCTCCTGATAAACCTTGTACTTCTGATTACCGGCGTTTTTGTGGAAACAACGGCCTCCTTGATCTTGCTGGTCCCGATGATCACTGCCATGGTGCCCAACCTGGGTATAGATCCGGTTCAACTGGGTGTGATTGTGGTGGCCAATCTTGCCATCGGCATGCTCACCCCGCCTATGGGCATCTGCCTGATTGTTTCATCAAGTATTTCCGGGCAGAGCATCGGGGCGGTGAGCCGTTGTGTTGTACCGTTTTTACTGGTACTCATTGTGGATCTTATTCTGATATCCTTTTATCCACCGTTGACCATGTGGCTGGCGCGCATTCTTGGCCCTTAA
- a CDS encoding helix-turn-helix transcriptional regulator, translating into MPVQKPGHQWGNCFDVEFKKWYAENLGMCLSFWKSLTILLCKNTNTRGLCQELNCKFTTFSMKPSDRLKKIRKKLNLTQELFGKSIGLNRDKIMSLESEKVKLSELHAIAIEYIYNINRNWLLNGIDPMCKNTNGDLISTQKQNINSPDESNDKKHNFKTTNKGKDAINALLEIEKIDEQTFRRTVSDLEFIADKLKEGATPGPLIAVPENKTLGELTKEKGNI; encoded by the coding sequence ATGCCCGTGCAAAAACCGGGACACCAGTGGGGGAATTGTTTTGATGTGGAATTTAAAAAATGGTACGCTGAAAACTTGGGCATGTGTTTGTCCTTTTGGAAAAGTCTAACAATACTTTTGTGTAAAAATACAAACACAAGAGGATTGTGTCAAGAATTAAATTGTAAATTTACAACTTTTAGTATGAAACCGTCTGACAGACTTAAAAAAATCCGTAAAAAATTAAATCTAACACAAGAGCTGTTTGGAAAATCAATTGGTTTAAATAGAGACAAAATAATGAGTCTCGAATCAGAAAAAGTTAAGTTGTCGGAGCTTCATGCAATTGCAATTGAATATATTTACAACATTAATAGGAATTGGCTACTGAACGGAATTGACCCCATGTGTAAAAATACAAATGGGGATTTAATATCTACTCAGAAACAAAATATCAATTCACCCGACGAATCAAACGATAAAAAACATAATTTCAAAACTACGAATAAAGGAAAAGACGCAATAAATGCACTTTTGGAAATCGAAAAAATAGATGAACAAACCTTTCGTAGAACAGTCTCTGATTTAGAATTCATTGCAGACAAATTAAAAGAAGGGGCTACCCCAGGCCCATTAATTGCCGTTCCAGAAAATAAAACCTTGGGGGAACTTACCAAAGAAAAAGGCAATATCTGA
- a CDS encoding ABC transporter ATP-binding protein, protein MLEMKNVHSGYGSIKALKGVSMKVMPGEIVAMIGANGAGKSTTLMTICGIIKATAGEVWYDGKKINKLNPEKLPTMGLCQVPEGRRIFPRLTVEENLILGAFHRKDKEQIKKDIQYSYDLFPRLGERRRQEGGTLSGGEQQMLAIARALMTKPKVLLLDEPSLGLAPIIIQQIFDIIKDVNKKDGTTILVVEQNANLALQAATRGYVMETGEITLEDKASALLENPKIREAYLGE, encoded by the coding sequence ATACTTGAAATGAAAAATGTCCACTCCGGGTATGGGTCCATCAAGGCCCTTAAGGGCGTATCCATGAAAGTCATGCCCGGGGAAATTGTGGCCATGATCGGGGCCAATGGTGCCGGTAAATCCACAACATTGATGACCATCTGCGGGATTATTAAAGCCACCGCCGGAGAGGTCTGGTATGACGGTAAGAAAATCAACAAGCTAAATCCGGAAAAACTGCCCACCATGGGTCTTTGCCAGGTGCCCGAAGGCCGCCGGATTTTTCCAAGACTGACCGTGGAAGAAAACCTGATTCTTGGTGCATTCCACAGGAAAGACAAAGAACAGATTAAAAAAGATATTCAGTACTCCTATGACCTGTTCCCCCGACTGGGAGAACGGCGCAGACAGGAAGGCGGCACCCTCTCCGGCGGCGAGCAGCAGATGCTGGCCATTGCCAGGGCCTTGATGACCAAGCCGAAAGTACTGTTGCTGGATGAGCCCTCTCTGGGGCTTGCCCCCATCATTATCCAACAAATTTTTGATATCATTAAAGATGTAAACAAAAAAGACGGCACCACAATCCTGGTTGTCGAGCAGAATGCCAATTTAGCCCTACAGGCCGCCACCCGGGGATATGTCATGGAAACCGGCGAAATCACCCTTGAGGACAAGGCCTCAGCCCTGCTTGAAAATCCCAAAATCCGGGAGGCCTATTTAGGAGAATAG
- a CDS encoding nucleotide-binding protein, with the protein MTELALVMAKLAGIRKAISAVMDENVSRNRSRGEVLTRAHFPPDLVRHYFEQAASHLNTLKRLLPDLYGDFQAIKIEPETEMVSKVPGEPAPFHYSRAQAERIVRDIDQIFEIRANSELAQPKEVINRRVFISHGSSADWREVQPFIERDLNIPTLELAQEPNLGRTIIEKLIDNANRCTSAVIVMTGDDIANEDEARVRENVMHEIGFFQGKYGRNSVVLLHEEGVNIPSNLAGVVYIPFPNGNISSGFHVLQRELKALYKL; encoded by the coding sequence ATGACAGAATTAGCCCTTGTAATGGCTAAACTGGCCGGAATCCGTAAGGCCATTTCGGCCGTGATGGACGAAAACGTTAGCCGTAACCGAAGTAGAGGCGAAGTGTTGACTCGGGCACACTTCCCTCCGGATTTGGTGCGTCATTACTTTGAACAAGCTGCCTCCCACTTGAATACACTGAAACGACTACTACCAGATCTCTATGGAGATTTCCAGGCTATCAAAATCGAGCCCGAGACTGAAATGGTCAGCAAAGTGCCTGGAGAGCCGGCTCCTTTTCACTATTCAAGAGCTCAGGCCGAAAGGATAGTTCGCGATATAGACCAGATTTTTGAGATCCGAGCGAACAGTGAGCTAGCCCAGCCAAAAGAAGTTATCAATCGCCGCGTATTCATCTCTCATGGTAGCTCCGCTGATTGGCGTGAAGTTCAGCCATTCATTGAGAGGGATTTAAATATACCGACTTTGGAGTTGGCGCAGGAGCCGAACCTTGGCCGCACCATCATCGAGAAGCTGATCGACAATGCGAACCGTTGTACCAGTGCAGTGATAGTCATGACAGGAGATGACATTGCAAATGAAGACGAAGCAAGAGTGAGGGAAAATGTCATGCACGAGATCGGCTTTTTTCAAGGGAAGTACGGTCGGAATTCGGTAGTTCTTCTGCACGAGGAGGGGGTCAACATTCCGTCCAACCTTGCTGGAGTCGTTTATATCCCGTTTCCGAATGGGAACATCAGTTCCGGTTTTCATGTTCTTCAGAGGGAGTTGAAGGCTCTGTATAAGTTGTGA
- a CDS encoding DUF2523 family protein, with translation MINKIIHFCSNFWEMLTDLFNWILDGILYLLSEILYLFLDVFFSIIEAIITAIDFAQVTALSSFGDWNVLPDQILYILYKLNIAQCLTMLAAACLIRLTLNLIPAAFTRV, from the coding sequence ATGATTAATAAGATTATACATTTCTGTTCCAATTTCTGGGAGATGCTCACCGATCTGTTCAATTGGATTCTTGACGGCATCCTATACCTGTTGTCAGAAATTCTTTACCTGTTCCTGGATGTGTTCTTCAGCATTATTGAAGCGATCATTACAGCCATTGACTTTGCCCAGGTCACCGCCCTTTCTTCATTCGGAGACTGGAATGTTTTACCGGATCAAATTTTATACATCCTTTATAAATTGAACATTGCCCAATGCCTTACCATGTTGGCTGCAGCCTGCCTGATCCGTTTGACCCTTAACCTTATCCCGGCAGCATTCACAAGGGTCTAA
- a CDS encoding cytochrome c3 family protein, translated as MNKKVLTTCFAACGLIVGLSLIPVSGIMAQNVGRPEMTLNGGSKGPVLFKHQLHQTVVNDCAVCHKDFEKKPGALDAAKKTGVLRAKQVMNKTCIACHRAKRKAGEKSGPTSCSACHS; from the coding sequence ATGAACAAAAAAGTGCTCACCACCTGTTTTGCAGCCTGCGGTCTTATTGTAGGACTCTCATTGATACCTGTATCCGGCATAATGGCCCAGAATGTCGGCCGTCCTGAAATGACCCTGAACGGGGGCAGCAAAGGTCCTGTTCTCTTTAAACATCAACTTCACCAGACCGTTGTCAATGATTGCGCCGTTTGTCACAAAGATTTTGAAAAAAAGCCGGGGGCTTTGGATGCGGCCAAAAAGACCGGTGTCCTCAGAGCGAAGCAGGTGATGAATAAAACCTGTATTGCCTGTCATCGGGCCAAAAGGAAAGCCGGAGAAAAATCCGGGCCTACCAGCTGCAGTGCCTGTCACTCCTGA